A genomic segment from Nodularia sphaerocarpa UHCC 0038 encodes:
- a CDS encoding sensor histidine kinase: MHLFNKLKFTPSQLVSVTVILTLLLFIPQVWLNWQAYYNFDNITKQEFKLQTISDEIIYFDEVLTMSALMNAATGNIIWEKRYRQFEPKLDVAIQKSIKLAPETYEDDQSKEIDAANQQLVAMEYQSFDLVKNNQKEAAQLLLSSREYTTQKKIYADGVAQRNRNISLALQGKVAEYRQRMIWAILGSIISLIMLIPAWLLVLVVLQKYLRAKKNAQAALEETNSRLEIEVATRTEKLAQKNIQLQQTLQELQQTQVQLIQTAKMSSLAHLVAGVAHEINNPVNFIHGNLIHVRKYTQKLLSLINSYQQKYPNYNPEINIFTEEIDLDFIIDDLPKILTSMAVGTERIRDIVLSLRNFSRLDEAEMKPVNIHEGIDSTLLILQSRLKNQHEQQEIAIIKNYGNLPLVECYAGGLNQVFMNILSNAIEALRQQKIDDYKKNEPHSSSIIIHTQVKNEKSVIIGIKDNATGITEKVKNRLFEPFFTTKPVGKGTGLGLSISYQIIVDKHKGKIECVSEPGKGTEFLIEIPIKQRKTANA; encoded by the coding sequence ATGCATTTATTTAATAAGCTTAAATTTACTCCTTCGCAGCTAGTAAGTGTAACAGTAATCCTGACATTACTATTGTTTATTCCTCAAGTTTGGCTCAACTGGCAAGCATATTATAACTTTGATAATATTACTAAACAAGAATTCAAACTACAAACAATAAGTGATGAAATTATTTATTTTGATGAAGTTTTAACCATGTCAGCGTTGATGAACGCAGCCACAGGCAATATTATTTGGGAAAAGCGATATCGCCAATTTGAACCTAAACTTGATGTAGCGATTCAAAAATCTATTAAACTGGCTCCTGAAACCTATGAAGATGATCAGTCGAAAGAAATTGATGCTGCTAATCAGCAATTAGTTGCAATGGAATATCAATCTTTTGATTTAGTTAAAAACAATCAAAAAGAGGCAGCACAACTATTATTGTCCAGCCGCGAATATACAACTCAGAAAAAGATTTATGCCGATGGTGTTGCTCAAAGAAACCGTAATATCTCACTTGCGTTGCAAGGAAAAGTTGCTGAGTATCGTCAAAGAATGATTTGGGCTATTTTAGGCTCTATTATAAGTTTAATAATGCTGATCCCAGCATGGCTTTTGGTATTAGTTGTATTGCAAAAATATTTAAGAGCTAAAAAAAATGCTCAAGCCGCCTTAGAAGAAACTAATTCTAGGTTAGAAATAGAAGTTGCAACCAGAACGGAAAAATTAGCACAGAAAAATATCCAACTACAACAAACACTGCAAGAATTGCAACAGACTCAAGTACAACTGATTCAAACTGCAAAGATGTCCTCACTGGCTCACTTAGTCGCTGGTGTTGCTCATGAAATTAATAACCCTGTTAATTTTATTCATGGAAACTTGATACACGTTAGGAAATACACTCAGAAATTACTAAGTTTGATTAACAGCTATCAACAAAAATATCCGAATTACAATCCAGAAATAAATATTTTTACAGAAGAGATAGATTTAGATTTTATTATTGATGATCTGCCCAAAATATTAACCTCAATGGCAGTTGGTACTGAGCGTATCCGTGATATTGTCTTAAGTTTACGGAATTTCTCGCGTCTTGATGAAGCGGAAATGAAACCTGTTAATATTCATGAAGGGATTGATAGTACTCTGTTAATTTTGCAATCTCGTCTTAAAAATCAGCATGAACAGCAGGAAATTGCAATTATTAAAAACTATGGAAACTTGCCTCTTGTTGAATGTTATGCAGGAGGATTAAATCAGGTATTTATGAATATTCTTAGCAACGCTATCGAGGCTTTACGCCAACAAAAAATAGATGATTATAAAAAGAATGAACCACACTCAAGTTCAATTATTATCCATACTCAAGTTAAAAATGAAAAGAGTGTAATTATTGGCATCAAAGATAATGCTACAGGAATAACGGAGAAAGTTAAAAATAGATTGTTTGAACCGTTTTTTACGACTAAACCTGTAGGTAAAGGTACTGGTTTGGGATTATCTATTAGTTATCAGATTATCGTAGATAAGCATAAGGGAAAAATCGAGTGTGTTTCTGAACCTGGAAAGGGAACAGAATTTTTGATTGAGATTCCTATTAAGCAGAGAAAGACAGCAAATGCCTAG
- a CDS encoding calcium-binding protein yields the protein MPSVERDENREHRIKTEIIVDAEDQEDRAMGWYNYLDDSLNVPFMAKLTKKTGKTSASEEKKVEVMGMAPDDECFKDMYVEVVHPHGKDEDLFTVKLSDIVAIDTDAVTQEAIADWHYWLARGYNF from the coding sequence ATGCCTAGTGTTGAACGCGACGAAAATAGAGAGCATCGCATTAAAACAGAGATAATTGTCGATGCTGAAGATCAAGAAGACAGGGCAATGGGTTGGTACAACTATCTCGACGATAGTTTGAATGTGCCATTTATGGCTAAGTTGACGAAGAAAACAGGCAAAACATCCGCATCTGAGGAGAAAAAAGTTGAGGTGATGGGAATGGCACCAGACGATGAGTGCTTCAAAGATATGTATGTGGAAGTGGTTCATCCTCATGGTAAAGATGAAGACCTATTTACTGTCAAGCTGTCAGATATAGTAGCGATTGATACTGATGCTGTCACTCAAGAAGCGATCGCCGATTGGCATTATTGGCTTGCTAGAGGTTATAACTTCTAA
- a CDS encoding sugar O-acetyltransferase: protein MGKTEKQKMLSGELYLADDSELVSEQKRASRLLQIYNTTTEEQEAQRKQILQELFGQLGNKVTIVPPFHCDYGSNIYAGNGLYMNYGCVILDCNLVTIGENVLCAPYVQIYAAYHPTEPEIRLSGRELAAPVTIGNNVWIGGSAIICPGVTIGENTTIGAGSVVVKDVPANVVAAGNPCRIIRHL from the coding sequence ATGGGAAAAACAGAAAAACAAAAAATGCTATCAGGTGAGTTATATCTGGCAGATGATTCTGAATTAGTGTCAGAACAAAAAAGAGCCAGTCGTCTCTTGCAAATATACAACACCACAACAGAAGAACAGGAGGCACAACGAAAACAAATTTTGCAAGAATTGTTCGGACAATTGGGAAATAAAGTCACCATTGTGCCACCCTTTCATTGTGACTATGGCAGCAATATTTATGCTGGCAATGGATTATATATGAATTATGGTTGTGTAATTTTAGACTGTAATTTAGTCACAATTGGTGAAAATGTCTTGTGCGCTCCTTACGTGCAGATTTATGCAGCTTACCATCCCACAGAGCCGGAAATTCGTCTTTCTGGTAGAGAACTTGCGGCTCCCGTTACAATTGGCAATAATGTTTGGATTGGTGGTAGTGCAATCATTTGTCCAGGAGTGACAATTGGCGAAAACACTACTATTGGTGCTGGTAGCGTAGTTGTTAAAGATGTTCCTGCAAATGTTGTTGCTGCTGGTAATCCTTGCCGGATAATTCGGCATTTATAA
- a CDS encoding Uma2 family endonuclease, giving the protein MVMTAPTHSQRAILSNISWHTFETILAEMGDNRATRLAYDHGTLEVMTPLMPHEHNNRLLEHLVFALAEELNLNLKSTGSVTCKRQDLSRGVEPDSSFYIQNEPVMRHKQNLDLSQDPPPDLIIEVDYTSASIDRLPIYLALGVPEVWRYDEPVMQIYQLGEGVYVPCDVSPTFANLPLKTEIPRFLQESLKIGEIPMICTFRDWVKQQIGN; this is encoded by the coding sequence ATGGTGATGACTGCACCCACTCATTCCCAACGCGCCATTCTGTCAAACATCAGTTGGCATACCTTTGAAACTATCCTCGCAGAAATGGGGGATAATCGGGCGACGCGACTGGCTTATGATCACGGAACACTGGAAGTTATGACTCCTTTAATGCCCCATGAGCATAATAATAGACTGCTGGAACACTTAGTTTTTGCTTTGGCTGAGGAACTCAACCTGAATCTGAAAAGCACGGGTTCTGTGACTTGTAAGCGCCAAGATTTAAGCCGGGGTGTGGAACCAGATTCGAGTTTTTACATCCAGAATGAACCTGTGATGCGTCATAAGCAAAATCTCGATTTAAGCCAAGACCCACCACCTGACTTGATAATTGAGGTAGACTATACCAGCGCTTCGATTGACAGACTCCCGATATATCTGGCTTTGGGTGTTCCAGAGGTTTGGCGTTATGACGAACCTGTGATGCAGATTTACCAGTTGGGTGAGGGTGTATATGTTCCTTGTGATGTTTCGCCGACTTTTGCTAATTTACCTTTAAAAACTGAAATTCCCCGTTTTTTGCAAGAAAGTTTAAAAATTGGGGAAATACCGATGATTTGCACCTTCCGTGATTGGGTAAAACAGCAAATAGGAAATTGA